The Bernardetia litoralis DSM 6794 genome includes a window with the following:
- a CDS encoding leucine-rich repeat domain-containing protein, translated as MKNYLFPLLLILFFYNYFSINSFAQRTVIANDSLALIDIYQNTNGENWSNPWQLNQKVTTWNGITIENQRVVALNLNGRGLIGQLPNSLENLSELKTLNISSNNLTGSLEMLASLSNLKSLSMAATNYKNSYGNVPSIFGQIRQLTSLNIAQNGFTSPISDTTGFFLLTNLEELYIHSNSFVGTMQSEFGNFRNLKKFHIASSRFSGILPASLRNLTQLEEFYLAKNNFNSDLGEVISVMPNLRVLSAASNQLGRNRQIPLSLYNLSRLTYLDLSNNEYDFFIHPRVSQLQNLETLLLNNNKLTQNIPSSLGNLSKLKNCNLSHNLLNGEIPIQVYYAPSLITLNLSYNQFKDVLPTGLNLPSVLSYLDLSHNLFQTEPLDTSNDLPFDFEITYSFNSFINLTYLDLSFNNLHQFEKIDFYELTKLGTIKLNNNRLDGELSEQIATISSLALLNISTNRFRGTLPSEIGNMRSIQTFIASKNNLEGKIPNSFFMQSSSLHTLDLSKNKFTKIDNIDSLTNLQSLDVSNNNLTFEDLEEQIHKISNFNYSPQNKVAITEPCYLEIQTAGNYNHYQWFFNGDSIQNATDSILAAKWQGTYYVKIKNDSVPNLILQSENAVITEFTVPDNHFPNENFKDTTFCEPFNYELIATSNAIEYLWSTGDTTKNITISEEGIYTIWVDNGFCTVMDTVRINFAGVKNNIISSSQQICKNETPSLLTGDSSLVNHTYLWQSSTDSLRWSDLDSTLNYQPQELLTSTYFRRKVTPDSCDAKYSNVILIEVSNLKIEANTTNVSCFGGNNGKIDLEIIGAFGNYQIFWEDGTTQNSLENLSKGDYKVKIIDDLGCQDSLIISVSEPQLLEGNFIIQEATCNTELNDGKISLEIIGGTEPYRTIWTYKETTIATNTTELSNLEPNEIEKYQVKIIDANGCEITLSDFVIRRKPIDARFNYEYESYCRLEINPKPIILNTIENQNSFFFTTDTGISLDSLSGEIKLNQSNQGIYKIVYQADECSADTVFIEINEDCFAGIPNTFTPNNDGTNDTWQISFLERYPNADVEIFDRTGKILFTQKNGYNKEWDALLNGMKLAEGTYYYRIRISDSLKPIMGYISVVR; from the coding sequence ATGAAAAATTATTTATTTCCCCTTCTACTGATACTTTTTTTTTATAATTATTTTTCAATAAATAGTTTTGCTCAACGCACTGTTATTGCAAATGATTCTTTGGCATTAATTGATATTTATCAAAATACAAATGGAGAAAATTGGTCAAACCCTTGGCAACTCAATCAAAAAGTAACTACGTGGAATGGAATAACAATAGAAAATCAGCGTGTAGTAGCTCTAAACTTGAATGGACGTGGGCTTATTGGGCAGCTTCCTAATTCGCTAGAAAATCTTTCTGAATTAAAAACACTCAATATTTCTTCTAATAATCTGACTGGCTCTTTAGAAATGCTTGCTTCACTTTCTAATTTGAAATCTTTGAGTATGGCAGCTACAAATTATAAAAACAGTTATGGAAATGTTCCTTCAATATTTGGGCAGATACGCCAACTGACTTCTCTCAATATTGCTCAAAATGGTTTTACAAGTCCTATTTCTGATACAACAGGATTTTTTTTATTGACGAATTTAGAAGAGTTGTATATACATTCTAATAGTTTTGTTGGTACAATGCAATCTGAATTTGGAAACTTTAGAAACCTTAAAAAATTTCATATTGCATCTTCTCGTTTTTCTGGAATTTTGCCAGCTTCATTGAGAAATCTAACACAATTAGAAGAGTTTTATTTAGCAAAAAATAATTTTAATTCGGATTTAGGAGAAGTTATTTCTGTTATGCCAAATTTAAGAGTTTTATCAGCAGCTTCGAATCAATTAGGAAGAAATAGACAAATTCCTCTTTCTTTATATAATTTGAGCAGACTGACTTATTTAGATTTATCAAATAATGAATATGATTTTTTTATCCACCCTAGAGTATCACAACTACAAAATTTAGAAACTCTTTTATTGAATAATAATAAACTCACTCAAAATATTCCTTCATCATTAGGAAACCTTTCTAAACTCAAAAACTGTAACCTTTCTCATAATTTATTAAATGGAGAAATTCCCATACAAGTATATTATGCGCCATCGCTCATAACATTAAATCTTTCTTATAATCAATTTAAAGATGTTTTACCAACTGGCTTGAATTTACCTAGTGTACTTTCCTACCTAGACCTTTCTCACAATTTATTTCAAACAGAACCTCTTGACACTTCAAATGATTTACCTTTTGATTTTGAAATAACTTACTCTTTCAACTCTTTTATAAATCTTACTTATTTAGATTTATCATTTAATAATTTGCATCAATTTGAGAAAATAGATTTTTATGAACTAACAAAATTAGGAACAATAAAGCTGAACAATAATAGATTAGATGGAGAGCTTTCCGAACAAATAGCAACAATTTCTTCGTTGGCATTATTAAATATTTCTACAAATCGATTTAGAGGAACTTTACCTTCTGAAATAGGGAATATGAGAAGTATTCAGACTTTTATTGCCTCTAAAAATAATTTGGAAGGAAAAATTCCGAATTCTTTCTTTATGCAATCCTCTTCACTTCATACATTAGATTTGAGTAAAAATAAGTTTACTAAAATTGATAATATCGATTCTCTGACTAATTTACAGTCTTTAGATGTCAGTAATAATAATCTTACTTTTGAAGATTTGGAAGAGCAGATTCACAAAATATCTAATTTCAATTATTCGCCTCAAAATAAAGTAGCTATCACTGAACCTTGTTATTTAGAAATACAAACAGCAGGAAATTATAATCATTATCAATGGTTTTTTAATGGTGATTCTATTCAAAATGCAACCGATTCTATTTTAGCTGCAAAATGGCAAGGAACATATTATGTCAAAATTAAAAATGATAGTGTTCCGAATTTAATTCTTCAATCTGAAAATGCAGTTATTACAGAATTTACTGTTCCTGACAATCATTTCCCAAATGAGAACTTTAAGGATACAACTTTTTGTGAGCCTTTCAATTATGAACTTATAGCCACATCAAATGCAATAGAATACCTTTGGAGTACAGGAGATACAACGAAAAATATCACAATTTCCGAAGAAGGAATTTATACCATTTGGGTGGATAATGGCTTTTGTACTGTTATGGATACTGTCAGAATAAACTTTGCAGGCGTAAAAAATAATATCATTTCTTCCTCTCAACAAATTTGTAAAAATGAAACACCAAGTCTTTTGACTGGAGATTCTTCGCTTGTCAATCATACTTATTTATGGCAATCTTCAACCGATAGTTTGCGTTGGTCAGATTTGGATAGTACACTAAATTATCAACCTCAAGAATTATTAACCTCCACTTATTTTAGAAGAAAAGTAACGCCTGATAGTTGTGATGCAAAATATAGTAATGTGATTTTGATTGAAGTTTCGAATCTTAAAATTGAAGCTAATACGACAAATGTTTCTTGTTTTGGTGGAAATAATGGAAAAATAGATTTAGAAATTATAGGAGCTTTCGGCAATTATCAAATATTTTGGGAAGACGGAACAACTCAAAACTCATTAGAAAATCTTTCAAAAGGAGATTATAAAGTAAAAATAATAGATGATTTGGGTTGTCAGGATTCATTAATAATTTCAGTTTCAGAGCCTCAATTATTAGAAGGAAATTTTATAATTCAAGAAGCAACCTGTAATACAGAACTCAATGATGGAAAAATTTCTTTAGAAATAATAGGAGGAACAGAGCCATACAGAACCATTTGGACATATAAAGAAACTACTATTGCAACAAACACAACTGAACTTTCAAATTTAGAACCAAATGAGATAGAAAAATATCAAGTCAAAATTATTGATGCCAATGGTTGTGAAATTACCTTATCGGATTTTGTAATTCGTAGAAAACCGATTGATGCCCGTTTCAATTATGAATATGAAAGCTATTGTAGATTAGAAATTAATCCAAAACCAATTATTTTGAATACTATAGAAAATCAAAATAGTTTTTTCTTTACAACTGATACAGGAATTTCTTTAGATTCCTTGAGTGGAGAAATTAAATTAAATCAATCAAATCAAGGTATTTATAAAATTGTCTATCAAGCTGATGAATGTTCGGCTGACACTGTTTTTATAGAAATTAATGAAGATTGTTTTGCAGGAATTCCGAATACATTTACTCCTAATAATGATGGAACAAATGACACTTGGCAAATTTCATTTTTAGAACGTTATCCAAATGCTGATGTAGAAATTTTTGATAGAACTGGAAAAATTCTTTTCACTCAAAAAAATGGATATAATAAAGAATGGGACGCACTTCTGAACGGAATGAAACTTGCCGAAGGAACATATTACTACAGAATTCGAATTAGTGATTCTTTGAAACCAATTATGGGATATATTTCAGTTGTCCGATAA
- a CDS encoding PorP/SprF family type IX secretion system membrane protein, translated as MMIRLLFLSFFTLVNFYFVKAQNSLYSGNYLWNYASINPAALGSENALDIKMNYRRQWSGIEGAPNSFSFLAQSPLYQNQTEVLSPTYHATGIEAYYNEAGLWSETAVYARYAYHLTLSQRDEWNADSRLRMSFGASFGLKTIGFDASKATLHNPNDAAIQNNQQSTIPDANIGVWLRNDRFFGGFGVYQLFENNVNIGQSNNLERYYNLTAGGNIHLSENIVLSPSVLMNINKTTDISWDMNTKIAYNDLIWTAINYRHKRAVQTFLGTRITSWLDIAYSYEFSTFINNNENNFNLLGTTNEVLLGIRLFNKSSNSDNKRNSIF; from the coding sequence ATGATGATTCGATTACTTTTTCTATCTTTTTTTACGCTTGTAAATTTTTATTTTGTTAAAGCTCAAAATTCCCTTTATTCTGGAAATTATCTTTGGAATTATGCCAGTATCAATCCTGCTGCATTAGGTTCTGAAAATGCACTAGATATAAAGATGAATTATCGCAGACAATGGTCTGGAATAGAAGGCGCACCAAACAGTTTTTCATTTTTGGCGCAAAGTCCACTCTATCAAAATCAAACAGAAGTTTTATCTCCCACCTATCACGCAACAGGAATTGAAGCCTATTATAATGAAGCAGGATTGTGGTCTGAAACAGCCGTTTATGCTCGTTATGCGTATCATTTGACGCTCTCACAACGTGATGAATGGAATGCTGATTCTAGGCTTCGAATGTCTTTTGGAGCTAGTTTTGGACTCAAAACAATTGGTTTTGATGCCTCAAAGGCTACTTTGCACAATCCAAATGATGCTGCTATTCAAAATAATCAACAAAGCACAATTCCTGATGCAAATATAGGAGTTTGGCTAAGAAATGACCGTTTTTTTGGTGGCTTTGGTGTTTATCAATTATTTGAGAATAATGTAAATATAGGACAATCAAATAATTTGGAGCGTTATTATAATCTAACAGCAGGAGGAAATATACATCTATCCGAAAATATTGTTTTATCTCCGTCTGTTTTGATGAATATCAATAAAACAACAGATATAAGTTGGGATATGAATACCAAAATTGCTTATAATGATTTGATTTGGACAGCCATAAATTATCGTCATAAAAGAGCTGTTCAGACTTTTCTAGGAACTCGTATCACTTCTTGGTTAGATATTGCTTATTCCTATGAATTTTCAACATTCATAAACAATAATGAAAATAATTTTAATTTATTAGGAACAACAAATGAAGTTCTTTTAGGAATTCGTCTTTTTAATAAAAGTTCTAATTCTGACAACAAACGAAATTCTATTTTTTAA
- a CDS encoding c-type cytochrome — MLFKQLLIQKSYSDRANQLRSFKRCLKRNVTGSAFCFALMLLVFSTITTLSMQCAYAQDSTAQTTDETVATTDDGAETAGASPEVIAQGKELFEGNCAQCHAVHKKVVGPALNGVESRWPSRAAVTNFIKYPEKVIMGGENEYAAKLYKEYGQMMPNHDFFKDEEIASILDYIKNAPVPVAVVPTNTDTTTTTTGESGAANSGLLLGIVIALVTILLIVAVVLVVLTSVLANYLKREKLNEDEDTVVSQSIFDFKAFFTSSGFIGVVLFILVSVGAKELFAGLWTIGVQQGYAPTQPIKFSHKLHAGLYEIDCKFCHSGVEKGKSAVIPSANVCMNCHGELRRGSPEIQKIYTAIEKNEPIQWVRIHNLPDLSYFNHSQHVKVGGIECETCHGDIKEMEVVQQVSLLTMGWCVNCHREWDVNAKGNDYYDNLIKLHNSTSKEPLKVEDIGGLECSKCHY, encoded by the coding sequence ATGTTATTCAAACAACTACTAATACAAAAGTCATATTCTGATAGGGCAAATCAACTTCGTTCATTCAAACGATGCCTTAAAAGAAATGTTACAGGAAGTGCTTTTTGTTTTGCTTTGATGCTTTTAGTCTTCTCTACCATAACAACACTTTCTATGCAGTGTGCTTATGCTCAGGATTCAACAGCACAAACTACTGATGAAACAGTTGCAACAACAGATGATGGCGCAGAAACTGCTGGCGCAAGTCCTGAAGTAATTGCACAAGGAAAAGAACTCTTTGAAGGAAACTGTGCTCAATGTCATGCTGTCCACAAAAAAGTGGTAGGTCCTGCATTGAATGGAGTAGAATCTCGCTGGCCTAGCCGTGCTGCTGTTACAAACTTCATTAAATACCCTGAAAAAGTAATCATGGGTGGAGAAAATGAATATGCAGCCAAACTCTATAAAGAGTACGGACAAATGATGCCAAATCATGATTTCTTTAAAGATGAAGAGATTGCTTCTATTTTAGATTATATTAAAAATGCTCCTGTTCCTGTTGCAGTTGTTCCTACCAATACAGACACAACAACAACAACAACTGGAGAAAGTGGAGCTGCCAACTCTGGTCTTTTATTAGGAATTGTCATTGCTTTGGTTACTATTTTATTAATAGTAGCAGTAGTGTTAGTAGTTCTTACTTCAGTTCTTGCTAATTACTTGAAGCGTGAAAAGCTGAATGAGGATGAAGATACAGTAGTTTCTCAATCTATATTTGACTTCAAAGCCTTCTTTACAAGCTCTGGATTTATTGGTGTTGTATTATTTATACTGGTATCAGTTGGAGCAAAAGAACTTTTTGCAGGACTTTGGACAATTGGTGTACAACAAGGATATGCTCCTACTCAACCGATTAAATTCTCTCACAAACTTCATGCAGGTCTTTACGAAATTGATTGTAAATTCTGTCACTCAGGAGTGGAAAAAGGCAAGTCTGCTGTTATTCCTTCTGCAAATGTTTGTATGAATTGTCATGGCGAGCTTCGTCGTGGTTCTCCAGAGATTCAAAAAATTTATACAGCTATTGAAAAAAATGAGCCTATTCAATGGGTTCGTATTCACAACTTACCAGACCTTTCTTATTTCAATCACTCTCAACACGTAAAAGTGGGTGGCATTGAATGTGAAACGTGTCATGGTGATATCAAAGAAATGGAAGTGGTACAACAAGTTTCGCTACTTACTATGGGATGGTGTGTTAATTGTCACCGTGAATGGGATGTAAATGCAAAAGGAAATGATTATTATGATAATCTTATCAAATTGCATAATTCTACATCTAAAGAACCTCTCAAGGTTGAAGATATTGGTGGTCTGGAATGTTCTAAATGTCACTATTAA